In the genome of Pieris rapae chromosome 6, ilPieRapa1.1, whole genome shotgun sequence, one region contains:
- the LOC110997020 gene encoding AN1-type zinc finger protein 2A has product MEFPHIGKNCCYKSCNKLDFLPMKCDACKEVYCAEHFAYLKHECPAPNSRDVQVPQCPLCGALVPGKRGEPPDVAVGAHIDNLCTSDPARERRNKVFTNRCSYKGCKTKEMVPLVCVECSLNYCLRHRHTADHACEGKLAAKRRRAAEAALARMKANDHKIANVRQIPSGVTTSNIQGNMTEDEALAHALALSLQDDQQNMGNIRTRVGGEPNSRCTVS; this is encoded by the exons ATGGAATTTCCTCATATCGGAAAGAACTGCTGCTATAAATCCTGTAACAAACTCG atttCCTACCTATGAAATGTGATGCTTGTAAAGAAGTGTACTG TGCTGAGCACTTTGCATACTTAAAACATGAATGCCCTGCACCAAATAGTCGTGATGTGCAAGTACCACAATGCCCGCTTTGTGGAGCTCTAGTACCTGGAAAAAGAGGAGAGCCACCAGATGTTGCAGTGGGGGCTCATATTGACAATCTGTGTACATCAGACCCAGCAAGAGAAAGACGAAATAAG GTATTTACAAACAGATGTTCATACAAAGGATGCAAAACGAAAGAGATGGTGCCTCTAGTGTGTGTGGAATGTTCgcttaattattgtttaagacATAGACATACTGCTGATCATGCATGTGAAGGAAAACTAGCTGCAAAACGAAGAAGAGCTGC CGAGGCAGCTTTGGCACGCATGAAAGCAAATGACCACAAAATAGCAAATGTTCGACAAATACCCTCGGGAGTCACCACATCTAATATACAGGGGAATATG aCTGAAGATGAAGCTCTCGCGCATGCATTGGCTTTATCATTGCAAGATGATCAACAAAACATGGGAAATATTCGGACCCGAGTGGGCGGTGAGCCTAACTCTAGATGTACtgtttcgtaa